One Ctenopharyngodon idella isolate HZGC_01 chromosome 3, HZGC01, whole genome shotgun sequence genomic window, CATGTGCACATGACCTcactacattttatatttaattcagtgaATGACATCCAGCTATCGTTttcaaattaaaacttttattttgaggaaaataCCCTGAATTGTTTTCAATTCATTCATCTAGTCAATATGAGTACATTGCATTCTGGGATACAGTGTGCTCTGGTTGTATACTGCACATTGTTGGCAAAAATGAATATGatcaaaaaaatatgaatattttcaattttccaataattttatttatcattaaaatacaatacataAAGGAATATACAGGGTTGAATTTATATATGTTGAGTTAAGTGGtaatgatgaaatatatatattatcaatgACATAAAATCAACAGAGATCATTATGGTTAAAAAGATCTTGATTCATGCCACACCTGTCTGTTAGCATAAATGCTTGTCTGAATGTGTGAGTGAATGTAATATCCATTAAAATTCTCCACCCTCTGCTTTCAGATCAACTTTCATCTTCTGTTTCTTCATTATGGCCTCCAACTCAGTGGCCTTCCGCACATCCTGAAAAAGAGCGATACAAATAATCATGAAGATAGTCATCTTTCAATTTGTATAATTtccctctcttttttttgtttgttttgtttatttccagTCACCCACTGAGAGAAATCAAGTTTGAGATGACTTTAAATGACTTTACAGTAAAGACTATTCATTCAACTTTTATACTGTTAGTGAAAATGCTTTTTCACTACATTTTGCTTTTGCAAAAATTACCTAGttaaatattcaatttaaattaaatatttatttactttgtttAATGCTTCTATGTTTAAAGTTGGTaatgatgatatatatatatatatatatatatatatatattatcaattacataaaaacaacaatgaaatgaaagttgtgatagtcttttcttctctattgtgacatatatccaagtgaaacagcttctcaaacaagaaaagatGTACATTCCTAGGGAAAAAAATGGGCCAAGCCAAAAATACTTTGTGGTCTTTTAACGgttttaaccattttaatcacaaatcactggtcaggaaattagcaagaaCTGCACAAATACTGTTGGTAAAGTAAGTTAGCATGGAATAACCTTCCCCAACTTGTAGACAGGAAGCTTTTTAGGAAGAGTGTTGTTGCACTCAATGTTAATGGCTTCAAACACTTCATGAgtagttgaaaaatgtctccaagttcatttgagtttaatgtgaaaccaaatctggactctgaccaggccaaaacatgagcctgatggacttgttctcaagccacttcttggttgtctttgcaGTTTGGACAGGagcattgtcttgttgaaaaaaaatatctgatcattcctctttagataacgacttttcatttgtgggaatgttgttttttattttattttgcccAGGAGTGTAGGTAGGTTTTAATATTTGTCCATCTGGAAATAACTGGATGGTTGTGATTTGtgattgctgtgatctcatgtgagtgacaggttgtcccatcCTCACTACAGTGAACAACACACCATCAGAAAAGAGAAGttgttgcaagagggaggggaagttattctgaaTCTGCCAAAGGGAAAAAATTAAAAGGCATGAGAGGTATTCTGTGAGAATGCCTCTGGGAGTGAGTAATGTATACATACCTCCAGCAGTGCTTTCTGCACCATGATCTGGCTGTAGACTCTGATGCCCTCTTCTGGACAAACGGAACGCAGCTCCTCCTTATTCAGAGAGAAGAGCTGAGCTCCTGTCAGGACACCCAGACTGTTTACAGTGCtgagacagagatagagatcaCAACATGAGCAAATTTCAGAGGTCTTAGATCAGTTCAGCTCCAGATCATCATGTCTAGATGTGTGTATTTTACTCACTAATTGTTGAAGCCTTTGGCCCTGAGCCATTCCTGAACCTCAGCTGAGGAAGAGTGATAGTCCAGTGGTGCCGTTGTGTCATTCGCTTTATTAATTACTACTGGGCGTACTGATGCTGTTCTACCATTGGCCAGTCGCTGCAAGAGCTCATCATTCATCAATATTACTGTTAACACatataaaaattacagtaagaaataaaatgaaatatacattTGTGATATTTGGACATTTTGATATTCTCTGATTAATATAATGTACGGGGAAATGTAAATTCAGTCGGTCAATTATAAAAAATCCCAGAGAGTGTCATCAGGAGAAATCTTGTATCATTCAGTGTGTtgctattgttaactaaaaccaaagctattaaagataaattaattgagataaagctgaaataaaccATGTATTAGATGAAACATAAActtgaatttaaaatgttacctgggcaactaactaaaataagtttatgttcaagtactaaaatgactcaaagtaaaacaaaaatgaattaaagtcaagatatataaaacattaaaaaaagctaataaaaatgacaaaagcacatagcaaaattaaatataaaataatgaaactAAAATTTATTAActgataatgtaaaaataaaagataattcaaaatattacacaaaactataatagtatataaataatcaaTACTGAAGGGGGTTAATTTTGTGATACTGACCAGATGACTCTACATTATCCAGCTTATTAAACaactaacaaaataaatgtatgataatatataattaatataatcaacattgatttgaatttaattattatttaattatgtgaaagaaaaagaaacccCAGAATGTTACATGAAACTAGGACAGTGTTAGAAGACTGTTGCCAAAACAAATGAATGATTATTCATTGTACATACAATATATTTGACAGTAGAATGTcacgattgaccaatcagaatcaagtattcctgAGAGTCGTGTACTAATACTGGAGAAAAAGGTTTATGAATAAAATGACACAGAGCAGGTTTGTTCATTTTCTTGTATACAATACTGAAATAATGACTTGACCATCCTCTATAACCTCAAAGCTTTTAACTTTTTCTCCAGAAGTAGGCTACTCTCCTTGTAATCATACTTTGataaaaagacattaattaGACTGTAGTGACTGGTTAGAAGTGACTAATTTGCAAGTACTGTAGAAACATTACCTTTCCCTCCGTCATCTCCAGCTGGCGGCATACTGTGTGGGCGTGGATCAGGGCGGACTGCTTTTTCGCCTGAGGAATTGGGTGCACCATAAAAAGAGATTGCTCTCGGAGGAGAGATAGGAgctttctataaaaatatgataGAAATTAGTTTGTGACTGAGGATGTGAGTGTGTTATGTTATATGTTGCTGGTTGCCTTTGTGCGCGCATGATTCCTTTACCATGGACTGGTTGCGCATTACTATGTTGGAAGAGTCAACTTCTGCGTGATTGATTGGCTCGAGGATATTGTGTGGAACAAAACCAATCTGACCATAATCATTCTTACACTTCCACCATCGCTTTGTTGACTCTAACACCTGAGGAAGAGAAGATAAGAGAGTGATTGAAAATGAGGGGAAATGGAGTGAACTGGGAGCATGTGTCAGTGGTGATTTTCAAGAGGAAGCACATATCACTTTACAGATCATCTATATGGTGAAATGTGTCCTGAgaactctttttaaaaaaataataataataataataataataattttggtcAGCAATTATGGAAATAATTGACCAAACTCAGAACtttttccatatttaaaaatgttagtagtgtatatgtatatatatgaatataaactgtcaaaaaatataaatggaaATGGAAGTTGGAGGAAGCATTGCTGGTGTGTATGTCTATGCAAGGTACCTCTAGAGTTTCTCCCTGTAAGACTGAGAGCTCACTACTGTTTCGTGCTACAAAGTCATAACTGCAGCGATACATCCTTTCGTCATGAGGAGGCAGAGAGTCTCCCATCCTACACcataatcacacacacaataaGACAAAGTGCCATCACAAAGACACTGCACAAACACAGCTGACTGGTCCATACTAACCCATCATGTTCATGGTGTACAGTTAGACGTGCCTGTGGAAAGAGAAAGGAAGGAGATTAATGTGGTTTGTATTGTGGTTGTGCTTATATCAGGGAATGTGAGGTCTCGTACCGGTTGAGTCTGTATAAGAGCTTCATGTTTGTGCTGGGACTCTATGGGGTCCTCGATTGGTTGTCCATACGCATCTATGACCATAGGCTGCCAACCATCCAGAAAGACAGGTTTGTATGGAGGCACAGTCTCACTGAGTTGAGAgctgacaaaaacacattggaGTTGATCAACTGATCTTAACTAAGGGAGAATTTACCcttttaaaggtttagttcacccaaaaatgaaaattctgtcattaattactcaccctcatgtcgttccacacccgtaaaacctttgttcattttcagaacacaaattaagatatttttgatgaaatccgatggctcagtgatgcCTGAattgccagcaataacactccctttttcaatgcccagaaagctactgaaaacatatttaaaacagttcaagtgACTagagtggttcaactttaatataaagcgacgagaatactttttgtgcgccaaaaataacaaaatagcgactttattccacaatatctagtgatgggcgatttcaaaacactgcttcataaccctttaagatgtgcTTTTGTACCTTTTATGAAGTTTAAACACTACCATCGCCATTCATTGTACGTAATATCATACAAAAGAGCATCTAGCActtattttatgtttcacagaagaaagtcattcaggtttggaccaatatgaagatgagtaaataatgacagaatgtgcatttttgggtgaactattcattGAAGTGGTGTTCAAACTAGTAGTATACTAGTAGTATTATTTCCATTCAAATTGAAATTCTACAGCTTTGTTACTGACTATGGCAGGGTCCAGTTTGGCCCGAGTGACATCCAAAGTTGTTTCTCTTGTTTGTTTAGATTCTGCTGTAGCAGAGAGATCGCTCCACTGGTCAGAGCGGGGCTGGAGACTGTTGCTGCCAACTTAGGACCACCTGTGGTCTTCACCATCTGGTGAACATACAACAACAAACTAAATATGGCCATTACAAATCCTTTTGTTgtagttttaaaaatgaagCATGTGCATTTTATTGTTTAGGTGTGTTTCTCTGTATGTCTGCTGTGTGTGTAATTCTCTTACCAAGTGCAAAGGGATGAAGACGTGGTGCAAGAGTTCTTCTGAGGATGGCTCTGAGATTTTCATCTTTAGGCGGTCCTACAACAAACACATAGACATACAGACATAGTTTTATAAAGTTCTTAAAGCTATGATTTCTGCACCACTAGccaaactgcaaaaaaataattggaataaataaataaacaaataatcatTTTGTCATCTTACCAATAGACTGAAAGAATATTTAATCTTCTGAAATATATCCACAAACTCCTGTTCCGATGGTGGGGTCGCCCTTTGTGTGAGAAGGCCATCTACAAACAtagatgtttaatatttatgatttatgatgTTTCTGAGGGTCTTGGATAGGCTTGTGAAGTATGGAGGTCATCTCTCTCACCATCCTGTTTTTTATTCTTCTTGCTGCTCTTTTTGCGACTCTTTTTCATGCTCCGTTGCTCAAGAGCTTCTGCTGTCACCTGCAGACGGGCCATGAAACGCTCCACATCAGCAAAACAGTGATTCACCAACTCCTAACAGAGggagatattaaaaaaaaggagcaaGCTGTAAGGTTTTAAGCGATAAATCATCCAGGTTGGGGCAACTTAGCACAATTTGAGGTAATTGAGGTTATTGAGGTAAGTTGGCATGTGTTTTACAGTTTGTAATTCATAAAGTTTATTAACCACAATTTTGCTGTTCAAAGcagtttcatatttttgtatgttatcttttacatattttatgaattgtcttatctttttatatttgttgttttgcTAAAAAGAGCTATAATAGGATGTTTAATGGTAGCATCTATAGTGACAGCTTACCCAATCTACCGTGAGGTTTGTTACAAAAGTCAATGTGCGTTCAATGAACTGTACTTTTTTCTgggtaataatgctgaaaatgatTGCAAAAAGGTCTGAGTTTatgaattaaatgaatgaatgaatgaataaataacccTTAGAATTATTCAGTAAATTATTCagtaaaaagtgtgacaactagcacAGTCTCCGCTATACAAAACTAAAGTACTGATGGATTTTTGCAGTCTGCATTCAATCAAACAGGCAATGTTATATGTAACATTCACACTTACAACTTCTCTCTGTGCTTGGATCAGATGTGTATCTGTTTTCACTCCTCCATTTACTAAGATGAGCAATGAAATATATATCAAATGTGCATATattgtcaaaaatatatattgctgtatatatttaatcaaacagaaatacagatataaatgcatatatacCAGTGGGACCGGGGTAAGCAGCTGTATCATTTGGTGGTACTTTGATTGACTTTGACATTCTCCTGGGAATAACTTGGGGAGCAGCCATcttagagagagaaagaatgaaagggaaaaataaaaggaaaagacaaaaaaaacaacagaggTTATTTAGAAAGTATTTATCTGTCATCCAACTGACAGCTTTGCCTATTCACCTGTTCAGACGCAAAGTCAGGTGTGATTTGGTTCAACTGTAAACTAATGAGTCataattacaacaaaaacatggaCAAAGTGGACAGAtatgtttctttttaaatgagATCAAATAATGTCTGAATTTTTTCATCAATATCTCCGGTTCCTTGGTCAACACTCTATGTGGGACAAAACTTTCAACCTTTTAGTTAAACAGCTTTAGGCTACCACAGCCCAATTATCAAAGAGGTTTGTAATGGACTATTGGAAAGAGAACATTAGATGCTGAAGACAGAATTTCATTCATTTGAGCTGACAGGTAGACAAAAAGTGAAAAGAAGTGCCAAGAAGCTTGGAAGAAACTCTTTATATGGTTTAATAAACTAATCCTTAGGACTTGGACTACCACAACTCCCTATAATTAAGACACGcctgtttagatttttttttttttttccaaacagaATGAATGGCTTTTTTGTAAACCTGGTCTTGGCAAGATTGCTTGAGAGTTTCACTCATTCGTTGTTTAAGACTCTGGGATAAAGAGGGTTGACATTCCACACATAACCAATTCATTACTCCACATTAGCTTCTCATTCAGTCACATCTGTGGCCTCTGACTAGCACAAAGCCATAAAAGTTTGTCAGATCTTTGTGAGCTTCTTGGTTGTGGGCTGTTACAGAGTCACTGGACATTTCTTCTCAGGATGAAATTTCATGTTTAGTCCTGTAAATAATgtagtaaattaaaaaatattctctttttctgaggaaacataaaaaatgataaaaatatgaattaaaaatataaataaatatgtttcagttttcaaggaaTGATTTCCAGAAAGTCCATTATAACATGTACAGCTGGATTCAAATGTCTGAGAcctctcttaaagggttaattcacccagaaataaaaattctgtcatttattactcaccctcatgtctttccacacctgtaagaccttcgttcatcttctgaacacaaattaagatatttttgatgaaatccgatggctcagtgaggcctccattgacagcaataacactccctttttcaatgcccagaaagttactaaagacatatttaaaacagttcatgggactacagtggttcaactttaatattatatagcgacgagaatactttttgtgcaccaaaaataactttattcaacaatatctagtgaagggtggttttaaaacactgcttcatgaagcttcaaagctttacgaatcttttgtttcgaatcagtggttcggagcatgaatcaaactgccaaagtcccgtgaactattgaagtttcaaaacacttgacgtaacgaagccttgtactgaaatcatgtgattttggcgctctgaaccactgattcaaaacaaatgattcgtaagcttcaaagcttcatgaagcagtgttttgaaatcgcccatcactagatattgttgaatgttttattgttgtcgctattttgttatttttg contains:
- the eps8l1a gene encoding epidermal growth factor receptor kinase substrate 8-like protein 1a isoform X2, whose amino-acid sequence is MIQLLTPVPLELVNHCFADVERFMARLQVTAEALEQRSMKKSRKKSSKKNKKQDDGLLTQRATPPSEQEFVDIFQKIKYSFSLLDRLKMKISEPSSEELLHHVFIPLHLMVKTTGGPKLAATVSSPALTSGAISLLQQNLNKQEKQLWMSLGPNWTLPYSQLSETVPPYKPVFLDGWQPMVIDAYGQPIEDPIESQHKHEALIQTQPARLTVHHEHDGMGDSLPPHDERMYRCSYDFVARNSSELSVLQGETLEVLESTKRWWKCKNDYGQIGFVPHNILEPINHAEVDSSNIVMRNQSMKAPISPPRAISFYGAPNSSGEKAVRPDPRPHSMPPAGDDGGKVILMNDELLQRLANGRTASVRPVVINKANDTTAPLDYHSSSAEVQEWLRAKGFNNYTVNSLGVLTGAQLFSLNKEELRSVCPEEGIRVYSQIMVQKALLEDVRKATELEAIMKKQKMKVDLKAEGGEF
- the eps8l1a gene encoding epidermal growth factor receptor kinase substrate 8-like protein 1a isoform X1; translated protein: MAAPQVIPRRMSKSIKVPPNDTAAYPGPTVNGGVKTDTHLIQAQREVELVNHCFADVERFMARLQVTAEALEQRSMKKSRKKSSKKNKKQDDGLLTQRATPPSEQEFVDIFQKIKYSFSLLDRLKMKISEPSSEELLHHVFIPLHLMVKTTGGPKLAATVSSPALTSGAISLLQQNLNKQEKQLWMSLGPNWTLPYSQLSETVPPYKPVFLDGWQPMVIDAYGQPIEDPIESQHKHEALIQTQPARLTVHHEHDGMGDSLPPHDERMYRCSYDFVARNSSELSVLQGETLEVLESTKRWWKCKNDYGQIGFVPHNILEPINHAEVDSSNIVMRNQSMKAPISPPRAISFYGAPNSSGEKAVRPDPRPHSMPPAGDDGGKVILMNDELLQRLANGRTASVRPVVINKANDTTAPLDYHSSSAEVQEWLRAKGFNNYTVNSLGVLTGAQLFSLNKEELRSVCPEEGIRVYSQIMVQKALLEDVRKATELEAIMKKQKMKVDLKAEGGEF